GGTCCGGACATGGATTGACGCAAGACTAACGATGCCGGTTTGGATCTTTATGTGATCCGGGTTACTGATTAATTTCTGCGACAATCGGAAATTATCCCTTGCCAATTATCAATTATCGATTAAATTTACGCCTCAAACAAAAACACCATGACCTTCCAGAACACCCGCGAATTCGCACGGCAGCTCGATGCCGATGATCCTTTAGCAAAATACCGTGACGAGTTTATCTTCCCGAAAGTTAATGGCAGACAGGTCATTTATTTTACCGGGAACTCCCTCGGACTGCAGCCGAAACGGACAAAGGCATACGTGGACGAAGTCATGAACGATTGGGCAAACCTTGCCGTTGAAGGTCATTTTTATGCCGAAAAGCCATGGTGGGATTACCACGAACGTTTTGCCGGGCCGTTGGGTAAGATTGTCGGCGCCAAGCCAACTGAAGTCACGGTCATGAATACGCTGACGGTCAACCTGCACCTGCTGATGGTTTCGTTCTATAAGCCTGAAGTTAAAAGGTGCAAGATACTCTGTGAAGCCAAGGCTTTTCCGAGCGACCAGTACATGATCCAGAGCCAGGTGAAGTTCCATGGTTATGATCCAAATGATGCCATTGTAGAAATCCACCGCCGCGAAGGCGAACACAACATCCGCCTTGAGGACATCCTTTCAAAAATCGAAGAAGTCGGTGATGAACTGGCGCTCGTGCTGATTGGTGGTGTAAACTATTACACCGGACAGGTTTTCGATATCAAAAAAATCACTGAAGCGGGACACCGCGCCGGAGCGGTTGTGGGTTGGGACCTCGCGCATGCCGCCGGCAACATCAAACTTGAATTGCACGACTGGAATGTCGATTTTGCCGCATGGTGCAGTTACAAGTATATGAATTCCGGGCCTGGAAATGCATCCGGCTGTTTCATCCATGAAAAGCACCATTCCGACAAAAAGCTGAATCGTTTTGCAGGCTGGTGGGGACACAATAAGGAAAGGCGTTTTAAGATGGAGCCTGATTTCGATCCGGTACAGGGTGCTGACGGCTGGCAGGTGAGCAACCTTCCGATATTGTCACTGGCGCCGTACCTTGCATCAGTTGAGATGTTTGCAGAAGTTGGGATGGAAGCACTTATAGGAAAACGCGATAACATCACGGGCTACCTTGAGTTTATCCTGTCAGAAATCGACAAAGAAGTGGAAAGCACTTTTGAGATCATTACGCCATCAAATCCTTCCGAAAGGGCATCCCAGCTTTCGGTATTCCTTCACGGCGAGGGTCGCCCGTTATTCGATTACCTGATGAAAAACGGTGTGATTACGGATTGGCGCGAGCCGAACGTCATTCGCCTGGCACCAGTGCCTTTGTATTGTTCCTACGAAGACATGTACGATTTTGGCCAGATACTGAAGAAAGGGATTCTCGGATAATCTATTTGAAAATAAAAAAGCCTGAAGTAATTCAGGCTTTTCATTTTTAACGCGGTTGTGTTAGTTCTTGATTACATTCAATGACTTCACGCCGGATGCGGTTTGAGCTTTGACAATGTAGGTGCCTTTGGCAAGATTTGAAGTGTCCAATGTTATTTCTTTGGCCCCTGTTCCGGGCTTATGCTTGATTTCCTGACCGAGCATGTTATACAGCATTACTTCGGATAAGGCTTCTTTAGCGGAAACGGTCAATACATTTTGCACAGGATTAGGGTACGCGGAAAATACATCAACATCCGCGGTCTCAGTATTCAGAAGCGGCTCGTACGTGATGGTCACTTTAAAAGTGTCGCCAACAACGCGGTTCCACGTTGGGTTGCAGTCGGTCCCGCCATAGGTTCTCCAGGCACGCAATTCGAATTCGACTGTCCCGGTCAGGTCATTGGCGATGCTGAGTCCATCCCTGAAATACTCCTGGATTCCGCCGGAACTGCCGGTTCCTTGCGAAATACTGTCTTCCTTCAGGCCGCTGGTGTTGCAGACCAGTATAGAACGCTGCTCTGATTTCCATCCGTTGCTGGCCGTTTCCATATCGTAGGCCACCGCGGTTGACGTAATTTTGTAACCGGCAGGCACCTCTACAGACAATAGACCGGGGCAGGTATTTTCAGATTCGGTCGTGATACTGGCCGCATCGATGTACGATGTGTTGATATCGCCATTAGGATTGGTGGTTTCCTGTTGTCCCGTAGTAAACTCAACCAATTGCCATGTTCCTTTATCTGAAGCGCTGCAATTGGCACGGACCCAGAAATAATAATGCTGCCCGATGCCAAGCCCCGATAAGGATACGTAGGTCGTCGATGCATTTACGTTGCCGCTGGGGTTCTGCATGTCGGAAGGCTCAGTAGGGTCAGTTGAATAATAATAATCATATCCGGATGCCGGCGCGATTGGAGACGGCGTCCACGAAATGCCTGCGCCGTCAGCGGTGCTCGAAACAAAAAACTCGGTCGGGCTGGGGCAGCTGCCGAGCACATGGGCGCTCACAGCAAAAATGTTTACGATCCCCTGTGCTGATGAGGTTTTGGTAAAATCCATGCTGCTTATCAGTTTGCCTTGGTTTTCGGGCAATATGGCAACCTCGACCTGATACAGTCTTGGGTTTCCCGCAGGGTTTTCTATAACATCGTTAACACGGTTCACACGGCCAAATCCGGATGTGATGACGGGCAATGCATTGCTGTAAAACCAGTCAGGGACGACTACAGGCGTGATTTCCTGGGAGGTTCCGTCAGAGAAGTAGATGTTCCCGATAATGGTTCCCTGTCCGCTGCCGGTACAGGCCATAATATAGAGTGTGGTCGCCATCACGGGATTCGAAAACGTCAGCGAACCGACTTCATCCTGGCTCTCAATCCTTAAGGAGTTGTTTTCATAGTAAGGCGCAAGTTGGTATGTCAATCCGGATATCGTAGTGCTTTCGATGAGTCCCGAAACCGGCAAGGCGTATGCCGGGGGCGTGTCGCCGTCGTTGGCCTGAAAATCGGCACTCATAAAATTAAAATCGGCTGCATCCACGGCGATGCTGGTTGACACTGCCGACGGGTTCAGTCCATCAGCGATGACATCGGCAGTAAATCCCGAACTTACCTGCAACGGGGTGTAATCCTGGGCATACAGGCCGGATAACGGAATCAATAGTAAAAAGAGTAATTGTTTTTTCATTTTGAATCATTTAGGTTGGTTACATTCTTTCGCTTTTAAAAATAATCCATTTTATAATACAATTTTAAAATCTGGATTTTTTTAATAAATAAGCGGAAAAAGATTACAGATTTAACAAAATTGCTGTTTTCAGTGTCAGCTAGGTAGCGAAATTTCACCATTGTAGGTAAATGGCTTTCATGCTAAACTAACTGAGCAGTAATAATTGAAAGATTTTTCACGCTGTTTGTGGTCATTATTATGTAATTTTGTAATGTATTTTACCAATTCCTGATGCAGAATCCCCTTAAAATTGCTGTTGTAGGCTCCGGACTCGTGGGGTCGCTTTTGGCAATTTATCTCAGGAAGGAGGGGCATACCGTGCATGTTTTT
The nucleotide sequence above comes from Flavobacterium magnum. Encoded proteins:
- the kynU gene encoding kynureninase translates to MTFQNTREFARQLDADDPLAKYRDEFIFPKVNGRQVIYFTGNSLGLQPKRTKAYVDEVMNDWANLAVEGHFYAEKPWWDYHERFAGPLGKIVGAKPTEVTVMNTLTVNLHLLMVSFYKPEVKRCKILCEAKAFPSDQYMIQSQVKFHGYDPNDAIVEIHRREGEHNIRLEDILSKIEEVGDELALVLIGGVNYYTGQVFDIKKITEAGHRAGAVVGWDLAHAAGNIKLELHDWNVDFAAWCSYKYMNSGPGNASGCFIHEKHHSDKKLNRFAGWWGHNKERRFKMEPDFDPVQGADGWQVSNLPILSLAPYLASVEMFAEVGMEALIGKRDNITGYLEFILSEIDKEVESTFEIITPSNPSERASQLSVFLHGEGRPLFDYLMKNGVITDWREPNVIRLAPVPLYCSYEDMYDFGQILKKGILG
- a CDS encoding T9SS type A sorting domain-containing protein, which gives rise to MKKQLLFLLLIPLSGLYAQDYTPLQVSSGFTADVIADGLNPSAVSTSIAVDAADFNFMSADFQANDGDTPPAYALPVSGLIESTTISGLTYQLAPYYENNSLRIESQDEVGSLTFSNPVMATTLYIMACTGSGQGTIIGNIYFSDGTSQEITPVVVPDWFYSNALPVITSGFGRVNRVNDVIENPAGNPRLYQVEVAILPENQGKLISSMDFTKTSSAQGIVNIFAVSAHVLGSCPSPTEFFVSSTADGAGISWTPSPIAPASGYDYYYSTDPTEPSDMQNPSGNVNASTTYVSLSGLGIGQHYYFWVRANCSASDKGTWQLVEFTTGQQETTNPNGDINTSYIDAASITTESENTCPGLLSVEVPAGYKITSTAVAYDMETASNGWKSEQRSILVCNTSGLKEDSISQGTGSSGGIQEYFRDGLSIANDLTGTVEFELRAWRTYGGTDCNPTWNRVVGDTFKVTITYEPLLNTETADVDVFSAYPNPVQNVLTVSAKEALSEVMLYNMLGQEIKHKPGTGAKEITLDTSNLAKGTYIVKAQTASGVKSLNVIKN